Proteins found in one Planococcus citri chromosome 2, ihPlaCitr1.1, whole genome shotgun sequence genomic segment:
- the LOC135835670 gene encoding uncharacterized protein LOC135835670 → MEFDIGPDLMASGDPSNALGQIRSCYSKWKELKMERDALKTSLEEAIHRITELETTLARYEENNLTNEKERNVLLRAISTLHEKLAKEVDIDKDGPSSAWLNKAVEKLKSDLDEKSFSVDANNSIIERCDKETNVDIDQGVSIGNPESNIQPEIEVISGNDEFLSTDKSEEDVPKSPLLENPPRKTASVSHHTLEKCDELVILVTDFMIHGDDKHKISPSATMRRTSKCKKKRKFVKNKKDLGDTKSTTSNSTDFGSARRRRSSSMSSLKPQKSTLDKTIIGEFGSLWPCNFCDEIFSNSSDWTIHRNEGHSALVRTSITCKYCEYVAYSSKMMDIHMSKRHKRRKIRIRRKLNPANEKNMIEKAATEMTDKTCEISSSHTT, encoded by the exons ATGGAATTTGACATTGGACCAGATTTAATGGCATCTGGTGATCCTAG taatGCACTCGGTCAAATACGTTCGTGTTATTCAAAATGGAAAGAGTTGAAAATGGAACGCGATGCTTTAAAAACATCTTTAGAAGAAGCCATCCATAGAATTACAGAGCTAGAAACCACCCTAGCACGATACGAAGAAAACAACTTAacgaatgaaaaagaaagaaatgttTTACTCCGGGCGATTAGCACTCTACATGAAAAACTAGCGAAAGAAGTTGACATTGACAAGGACGGACCGTCGTCTGCTTGGTTAAACAAAGctgtcgaaaaattgaaatcagatttggatgaaaaaagtttttcggtTGATGCAAATAATTCAATCATTGAACGCTGTGATAAAGAGACTAACGTTGATATTGATCAAGGCGTTTCGATCGGAAATCCTGAAAGTAATATACAACCCGAAATCGAAGTTATTAGTGgcaatgatgaatttttgtcgaCAGACAAGTCTGAGGAGGATGTACCAAAATCGCCATTATTAGAAAATCCGCCCAGAAAAACTGCATCAGTGAGTCACCATACATTGGAAAAATGCGACGAGCTCGTAATACTTGTGACAGATTTCATGATTCATGGTGATGATAAACATAAGATATCTCCAAGTGCTACAATGCGTAGAACTTCTAAATGTAAAAA gaaaagaaaatttgtaaagaaTAAAAAGGATTTGGGCGATACGAAGAGTACCACTTCTAATTCCACGGATTTTGGTTCTGCAAGACGTAGAAGATCATCGTCTATGTCATCGTTGAAGCCACAAAAGAGCACGCTGGATAAAACCATCATCGGTGAATTTGGAAG tttatggCCTTGTAATTTCTGCGATGAAATTTTCTCGAACTCTTCTGATTGGACAATTCATCGAAATGAAGGACACTCCGCACTTGTGAGAACTTCAATAACATGTAAATATTGCGAATACGTTGCATATTCGTCGAAAATGATGGACATCCATATGTCGAAGCGTCATAAAAGACGTAAAATAAGAATTCGTCGGAAACTAAATcctgcaaatgaaaaaaatatgattgaGAAAGCCGCAACTGAGATGACCGATAAAACATGCGAAATCTCTTCATCCCATACAACTTAA
- the LOC135835673 gene encoding uncharacterized protein LOC135835673 translates to MEFDEYSSLLSQMNLCYSKWEEVKRERDALKSNLEKANHKIEELETSLARYTAKDSAIEEERRTIISSRVIEEFVKEGPSIVKKIDKVEQNVSWLSEAVETLLSNVHKTSSSTVNANINSISEKSHEENIQIDDRGDLIIKDDENKDLLGISDIDLHVIDVNIGDVEYSSAHSDGRSNPLSTQHLVNEEEDINCIECSNIFSSSSTLFSGEGNSQNQIASMGNNTMEKNDDCQLLFTELIASSSQWFTHCNNEHSESYSLSNNEIPLPTMSTSLNVSSQSNHAITEVDHSSKEIIDYQELTIQSACSDENSSLISVTPVESDSFNTSEEIASFQNRESIIRNTKYNFENPSQISTTQLESSPNSDTSKEIITCQNMSNNSFPSSNDEFGVIVNSNEESVVIQNADNPENSSQIRATQLEPEICNISGEISSSQTKLNSSPSNNDENGLGLIVDSNKELSAPIQNTKSHKNSSFRGVHSLYKPLNIKIVIERLDDVEENLRKKVKKGEDIDNNDTKKPHEAQISSSPLHYNLRTRNKLTKNETLNSDNEGCCPSDHTNEGSNSEKSAEIIRPTPPDCKKEAVDSCSTNGRLSSMSSLKSQKSARREYKCKYNYRRTCLICKGNNPNNSDSSLQFRSPAALFKHILENHPQPNSIYIRCPYKENRCIHHFRHIERLSAHVKSFHKKKSWPCDSCDKNFTRFPDLQNHIEKEHSMPVDSSMVCEYCGYNAYSSELMNAHLLKYHIIPEVASCLESIPAVENPTEEPTDEKNDEKREVSSSHIVSSLDNQFKNLTKECEVSKKENRAEMKFQSSENLDSQHLKNRCNSFPDHFSNSNSSLSDHSYAIDISRESESKLSTETCENLSRLDVKL, encoded by the exons atggaGTTCGACGAATACAG ttctCTACTCAGTCAAATGAATTTATGTTATTCAAAATGGGAAGAAGTAAAAAGAGAACGCGATgctttaaaatcaaatttggaaaaagccAATCATAAAATCGAAGAACTTGAGACCTCCTTAGCGAGATACACAGCCAAAGACTCAGCGATTGAAGAAGAAAGACGTACTATTATTTCATCTCGAGTTATTGAAGAATTCGTAAAAGAAGGCCCTagcattgtaaaaaaaattgataaagttgaACAAAATGTATCATGGTTAAGCGAAGCTGTCGAAACATTACTATCCAACGTCCATAAAACAAGTTCTTCAACAGTAAATGCAAACATTAATTCAATCAGCGAAAAATCCCACGAGGAAAATATTCAGATTGATGATCGAGGCGATTTGATAATTAAAGATGACGAAAATAAAGATCTACTTGGTATAAGCGACATTGATTTACATGTTATCGACGTTAACATTGGCGATGTTGAGTATTCGTCTGCACATTCTGATGGAAGATCCAATCCATTATCAACTCAACATTTGGTAAATGAAGAAGAAGATATAAATTGTATCGAATGTTCAAATATTTTCTCGTCTTCCTCCACATTATTTTCGGGAGAAGGAAATTCGCAGAATCAAATTGCATCAATGGGCAATAatacgatggaaaaaaatgacgattgtCAGTTACTTTTTACGGAATTAATCGCATCATCGTCGCAATGGTTTACACATTGTAATAATGAACATAGTGAGTCATATTCACTTTCCAATAATGAAATTCCATTGCCTACCATGTCAACGTCTTTGAATGTTTCATCTCAAAGCAACCATGCAATAACTGAAGTAGATCACTCCTCTAAAGAAATTATTGATTATCAAGAGTTGACAATTCAAAGTGCATGCAGCGATGAAAACTCCTCGCTAATCAGTGTTACTCCAGTAGAATCTGATAGCTTTAACACCTCTGAAGAAATCGCTAGTTTCCAAAATAGAGAGTCGATTATTCGTAACACAAAATATAATTTCGAGAATCCATCACAAATCAGTACCACGCAATTAGAATCATCCCCTAACTCTGACACATCTAAAGAAATCATTACTTGCCAAAACATGTCCAATAATTCTTTTCCATCCAGTAATGATGAGTTTGGCGTCATAGTCAATTCCAACGAAGAATCAGTGGTTATTCAAAACGCAGACAATCCAGAAAATTCGTCACAAATTCGTGCTACACAATTAGAGCCAGAAATCTGTAACATCTCCGGCGAAATTTCAAGCAGCCAAACTAAACTCAATTCTTCTCCATCcaataatgatgaaaatggcCTTGGCCTAATCGTTGATTCCAATAAAGAATTATCTGCGCCCATTCAAAATACGAAAAgtcataaaaattcatcatttaggGGAGTTCATTCGCTGTATAAGCCCCTTAACATTAAGAttgt AATAGAAAGGCTTGATGATGTAGAAGAAAACTTGAGGAAAAAAGTTAAAAAGGGAGAAGATATTGATAACAATGATACTAAGAAGCCTCACGAAGCCCAAATCTCATCTTCCCCTCTGCATTATAACCTAAG aacgaggaataaattgacaaaaaatgaaactttgaatAGTGATAATGAAGGATGTTGTCCTTCAGATCATACAAATGAGGGATCCAATTCAGAAAAAAGTGCCGAGATAATTCGGCCTACTCCTCCTGATTGCAAAAA AGAAGCTGTAGATTCTTGTTCTACAAACGGAAGACTATCATCCATGTCATCGTTGAAATCACAGAAGAGCGCTCGTCGTGAATATAAATGCAAATATAATTATAGAAG GACATGTTTGATATGTAAGGGAAATAATCCAAACAATTCTGATTCAAGTCTACAATTCAGATCTCCGGCAGCACTCTTCAAGCACATATTGGAAAATCACCCTCAACCGAATTCGATTTACATTCGTTGTCCCTATAAAGAAAACCGATGCATACACCATTTCAGACACATTGAACGTTTGAGCGCGCATGTGAAATCATTTCATAAAAAGAA ATCGTGGCCTTGTGATTCCTGCGATAAAAATTTCACACGTTTTCCCGACTTGCAAAATCATATAGAAAAAGAGCACTCAATGCCTGTAGATTCTTCAATGGTGTGTGAATATTGCGGATACAATGCATACTCGTCGGAACTGATGAACGCCCATCTATTAAAATATCATATTATCCCAGAGGTGGCATCTTGTTTAGAATCGATACCGGCGGTGGAAAACCCAACTGAGGAACCGACtgatgagaaaaatgacgaaaaacgtGAAGTCTCTTCGTCTCATATTGTTTCATCGTTGGATAATCAATTTAAGAATTTGACAAA AGAATGTGAAGTGAGTAAAAAAGAGAACCGAgccgaaatgaaatttcaatctaGCGAAAATCTCGATtctcaacatttgaaaaatcgttgCAATTCATTTCCTGACCATTTCTCCAACTCCAACTCCAGTCTATCCGATCATTCTTACGCGATAGATATTTCCCGAGAATCAGAATCGAAACTCTCTACAGAAACATGTGAAAATTTGTCTCGACTTGACGTCAAATTGTAA